In the genome of Fulvivirga maritima, one region contains:
- a CDS encoding fibronectin type III domain-containing protein: MKNLILIFCLFLCFIQSSYAQDMNLLGETKSDEVRLFWLPSKGWPEGLEGVVIKRKLTSTSNWEKLGNEPIKPSTMGTKALNNIGLNSSEAAALTAKRQEMIAGKKLKETSYENLTNYMATENGVSAMSIALSSNYDVALMAGFAYVDHVEKGYIYTYGVFGIYNRNEKNQPMGTFTPQKNPPKYDVILSGKVSKTNKSAGSIGLIWKIDTEKYKGFKVLNGFYIYRKEKGADEYVKLNDTPIWVSLKDKEGTLFYEDKGVDLEKSYIYAARASTIFNTYGEYSEVEYESSPEVPATVPAPKLDRPDKGTGSLNFKWSFPEDQQPYIKGFYVQLIKDKGPAENVSPLLEVGSRSFAYQQIAAPDNNYYDFRLIALTQDDRELWSKRVTFYNQKKVNPTVPQNLQAQFKKEGREVVLTWESPSAASGSLQYYIHSSSANEEKVWKEASFPTITATTYNYAISSSKAARYTFAISAMNEQNKESELSDKVTVLVPSESLPFINIWPIAKDENVVTLNWKYDDIVDLQGFRLYQNEQLIAELSSDTRTWKSGALDPGSYSYYIQAVSTTGVTSKESQARKFKIQ, from the coding sequence ATGAAAAACTTAATTCTGATTTTTTGTTTGTTTTTATGTTTTATTCAAAGTTCATATGCTCAGGATATGAACTTGCTAGGAGAGACCAAAAGTGATGAAGTGAGGCTTTTTTGGTTGCCATCCAAAGGGTGGCCAGAAGGTTTAGAAGGCGTGGTTATTAAAAGAAAATTAACTTCAACATCTAACTGGGAAAAGCTGGGTAATGAACCTATAAAACCCAGCACTATGGGCACTAAGGCCTTGAATAATATTGGACTCAATTCTTCTGAGGCAGCAGCACTAACAGCTAAGAGGCAGGAGATGATAGCTGGTAAGAAATTGAAGGAAACTTCTTATGAAAACTTAACCAATTACATGGCTACAGAAAATGGTGTTTCTGCGATGTCCATAGCTCTCAGCTCTAATTACGACGTGGCGCTTATGGCCGGCTTTGCATATGTAGATCATGTTGAGAAGGGTTACATCTATACATATGGAGTTTTTGGAATATATAATAGAAATGAGAAAAATCAGCCAATGGGCACTTTTACTCCACAAAAAAATCCTCCAAAATATGATGTAATACTTAGCGGTAAGGTAAGTAAAACCAACAAAAGCGCGGGGAGTATAGGTTTAATATGGAAGATTGATACAGAAAAATATAAAGGGTTTAAGGTTTTAAATGGTTTTTACATCTATAGAAAAGAAAAAGGAGCTGATGAATATGTGAAGTTGAATGATACTCCTATTTGGGTTAGCCTTAAGGACAAGGAAGGCACGCTTTTCTATGAAGATAAGGGGGTAGATCTCGAAAAATCTTATATATATGCGGCAAGAGCCAGTACTATTTTTAATACTTATGGAGAGTACTCAGAAGTGGAGTATGAAAGTTCTCCAGAGGTTCCGGCCACGGTGCCTGCCCCTAAACTGGATAGGCCAGATAAAGGAACAGGAAGCCTTAATTTTAAATGGTCATTTCCTGAAGATCAGCAGCCTTATATCAAAGGTTTTTATGTACAGCTGATAAAAGATAAAGGTCCTGCTGAGAATGTTTCACCACTTTTGGAAGTAGGAAGCAGAAGTTTTGCTTACCAGCAAATTGCAGCACCAGACAATAATTATTATGATTTTAGACTAATAGCTCTTACACAGGATGATCGTGAGTTATGGAGTAAAAGGGTTACTTTTTATAATCAAAAAAAGGTAAACCCTACGGTTCCTCAAAATCTACAGGCTCAATTTAAAAAAGAAGGAAGAGAGGTAGTCTTAACCTGGGAATCACCAAGTGCAGCTTCAGGGTCGCTTCAATATTATATACATTCTAGCAGTGCTAATGAGGAGAAAGTTTGGAAGGAAGCTAGTTTTCCTACCATTACAGCTACTACCTATAATTACGCTATTAGTTCAAGTAAAGCGGCTAGATATACATTTGCTATAAGTGCTATGAATGAGCAAAATAAGGAGAGTGAACTGAGTGATAAGGTGACCGTTTTGGTGCCTTCAGAATCACTACCATTTATTAATATCTGGCCCATTGCCAAGGATGAAAACGTAGTAACACTCAACTGGAAATATGATGATATTGTTGATCTTCAAGGGTTTAGATTATATCAAAACGAGCAGTTAATTGCCGAATTGTCATCAGATACTAGGACCTGGAAATCAGGAGCGTTAGACCCAGGATCATATTCATATTACATTCAGGCGGTATCTACTACCGGAGTAACAAGCAAAGAGTCACAGGCTAGAAAATTCAAAATACAATGA
- a CDS encoding fibronectin type III domain-containing protein: MLLICCRVGFSQTYPVQVNTTIIPPYSVYLADYVAPGSERLSLNVMLGDIARPELQTRLRLRIEGQGILIETKPGYLPPPLILQGGIPERLTSADLVDYFKPENLNFQGITRQEFERGGALPEGLYQFCFEVLEYNRGVRISNSGCATAWLIMNDPPIINVPFNGEKIRPQDPQYVTLQWTPRHTGSPNSAFVTEYEVTMVEIWPDNRNPNDAILTSPPIFQATTQATTIIYGPAETPLELGRRYAFRVQAKSLVGIDELDLFKNNGYSEVFTFVYGDECKTLNVIDAESLSTSRASIAWEPLPNHTAFNVRYRVADSDDQWLEENIYLNDIELNSLEPGTTYEYQVAPSCGSFSGEYSLLAEVTTNEPIEGEFVCGGDEGDYNLENTELIDQLNPGDYIYAGDFDIKLDSVSGVDGKFRGGGKAEIPFLNYVKVRVTFENIEVNTDHRVIKGNVYTYWDPASSMMYTSPTPEEGAAGEDAISEGEDGDGNTEGSENTYDSLSIDGEIAEIYQDSTGNVIVVTTTGDTTTVAAGEDVVYTDSNGNQTIVGPSGTTEFNSSNGGGASSGAGNSAIAGADFQLGPISFRLNDELSSSETDEEGYCVYNDVDVSFILTLLGQDELSAEVTIENASLSFKKKCDGEEFKEVTVTYSNTSGLSLGKIGFIDAALTGAELTIDADGNLGGEVALSAALNEDQVIQDYIRINQGVTGSFAFAFSNSTDFSGSFDFQGVQDINIDLLKGDQELASLSNGQLAADGSFSGQIAAAENQISYPIQGASVLVNSLTADVTYSVTGELEMTSGSGLFTLSNVAGLQGDIQLGLEMNGGQYTSSVNSSSLTGYGMTFSDLDFSVEIDEAFNINSISGAFKAKHNQFSAALDIQEFEIKDGVLAKFKGLGQVNYDGITVNVLSTEYNAEARSLSLSAAALVESNGLKIAAEISDFTIDYEGNITMGSYEVQGAGDLIFGPVRVALEANANNVGSADEGWNSYEASATVFLKMEGEKDQKEAELGAASLKFQQNSATGEFKNVDITWTSEQGIDLGNVGKIGGILKNAHLTIDEENKLAGELGIKAYLNEDIVIQETFIIHSGLSGDFKFTYAGDNSFDGLFDMEGVTGINLDFKKSDKVLASLENGVLDKDGKLSGTLSALQNEEVNISGFSMKVDELEMDIEYSSFEALNVKTGHGLFTVSDIKGLDGTVQLGLAIQNDSYVTTIAASNLGGYGFTFSELNLTADFSESFELNKVSGSVKVKHSEFDTEIAINDFLIEEGELKSFIGSGNIIYNNLSISISKTTYSSETGLIEIDGSVELEQQGLNIAATISGFTVNREGVITPGDYNVNVSGTLTFGDVTVALTSEVEELENSGNYRPYSAEASVSLKMKQGNKIKEKALANVKVAFEKHKTKDRYRNVSVSVSDKNVPLGELYGINVAIKSAQINISTEESYLSGTAEDADNASISGNSFVKLGVSLTEDKTLTPLIKVKKGVSGEITFKYDGGDDFEGVFDVSQVKNLNIIAQKGDTELAALNDAQIDAQGKLTGTLTALEGANFSTGNFDMQVEKLEFGISADLNESWDTFELLSGEGKFKVNEISGIDGHFYVNFNYGVDGNFNTSVTSDSEIKAFGMLLNDLALEADFDQSLTLETISGTMKAKHESFDASLSVERFKIDNGRITEWNATGDVRYKKFGFELLSSTYNGSVMSVSAKVELNDVGKVQVDNFSIDSEGNISVGSIEGEIKKPMVDVDFSAQFREEGFKGDFNADIRMIQLSGAVDFGVTPSFNYAYLSMAVGARTGVPLGPTGLQLTKVGGQVGYNYYLNYVSGSFRGEPRPNNYLLGLTLGISDVSNMFAAEGTTVVQFGGDNLQLSLSGDIQAPRNNPVIRSGFDVNYYLPDNTLDGDLSIDVNVPPSTGYVFSTVTPANLGFNYSSNGWHVEGNVNAQFFREVNFIGNTSFTRESSNISGSLQGTASYSYMKTFNYEVVGVTINGGMELGFSSNVNASLDANGLQGEVAVTLYGNANLIIDAPIIPEVTGRVSVVCQGRMSYTNGVGKIRGDAHVVIEAVGLSEEGTISIEKSF, from the coding sequence TTGTTATTAATCTGCTGCAGGGTAGGTTTTTCTCAGACTTATCCCGTACAGGTAAATACAACCATAATTCCTCCTTATTCTGTTTATCTGGCAGATTATGTAGCTCCGGGATCGGAGAGGTTATCGCTCAATGTAATGCTGGGAGATATTGCCAGGCCAGAGTTGCAAACCAGGTTAAGACTTAGAATTGAAGGACAGGGCATACTAATAGAAACCAAACCGGGCTATTTACCGCCACCATTAATACTTCAGGGAGGTATTCCGGAAAGACTCACTTCTGCTGATTTGGTGGACTATTTCAAACCAGAAAATCTCAATTTTCAGGGGATTACCCGTCAGGAGTTTGAAAGAGGAGGAGCGCTGCCCGAAGGGCTTTATCAGTTTTGCTTTGAGGTATTAGAATATAACCGTGGGGTTCGTATTTCTAATAGCGGATGTGCTACCGCTTGGTTGATTATGAATGATCCTCCCATTATCAATGTGCCATTTAACGGAGAGAAAATCCGTCCGCAAGATCCTCAATATGTAACTTTACAATGGACACCAAGACACACAGGATCTCCTAACTCGGCATTTGTTACCGAGTATGAAGTAACCATGGTAGAGATTTGGCCGGATAATCGTAATCCGAATGATGCTATTCTTACTTCTCCGCCTATTTTTCAGGCTACAACGCAGGCCACTACTATTATTTACGGGCCGGCAGAAACTCCGTTGGAGCTAGGCCGTCGTTATGCATTCAGGGTGCAAGCCAAGAGCCTGGTAGGTATAGACGAACTAGATCTATTCAAAAATAATGGCTATAGCGAAGTATTTACTTTTGTGTATGGGGATGAGTGCAAAACATTAAATGTTATAGATGCTGAATCTCTATCTACCTCCAGAGCCTCAATTGCATGGGAGCCATTGCCTAATCATACCGCTTTTAATGTAAGGTACAGGGTTGCAGATTCGGATGATCAATGGTTGGAGGAAAACATTTATTTAAATGATATTGAGCTTAATTCCTTGGAACCAGGCACTACTTATGAATATCAGGTAGCGCCTTCTTGCGGTAGTTTTTCAGGTGAATATTCACTTTTGGCAGAAGTAACTACTAATGAACCTATTGAAGGTGAGTTTGTATGTGGAGGTGATGAAGGAGATTATAATCTTGAAAATACGGAGTTAATAGATCAGTTGAATCCTGGGGACTATATATATGCAGGAGATTTTGATATTAAATTAGACAGTGTCTCTGGCGTAGATGGGAAGTTTAGGGGTGGAGGAAAGGCCGAAATACCTTTTTTAAATTATGTAAAAGTTAGGGTCACTTTTGAAAATATTGAGGTGAATACTGATCACCGAGTGATCAAAGGGAATGTTTATACCTATTGGGATCCGGCTAGTTCGATGATGTATACTAGCCCTACACCAGAAGAAGGTGCTGCGGGAGAGGATGCAATCTCTGAAGGAGAAGATGGTGATGGAAATACAGAAGGTAGCGAAAACACCTATGATTCACTATCCATAGATGGAGAGATAGCAGAGATTTATCAGGATTCTACAGGTAATGTTATTGTAGTAACTACCACAGGCGACACCACAACAGTAGCCGCCGGAGAAGATGTGGTGTATACAGATAGCAATGGAAATCAGACTATTGTAGGGCCTTCCGGAACTACCGAATTTAATTCATCTAATGGAGGAGGAGCATCTTCAGGAGCTGGAAATAGTGCCATAGCAGGTGCTGATTTCCAATTAGGACCTATTAGTTTTAGACTAAATGATGAGTTGTCCTCTAGTGAAACCGATGAAGAAGGGTATTGTGTTTATAATGATGTAGATGTCTCCTTTATTCTCACTCTTCTGGGGCAGGATGAACTTTCGGCAGAAGTAACTATAGAGAATGCTTCTTTAAGTTTTAAGAAAAAATGCGATGGGGAAGAGTTTAAGGAAGTTACAGTAACATATAGTAACACCTCAGGTTTATCACTCGGAAAAATAGGGTTTATAGATGCAGCTCTAACAGGAGCAGAGCTTACTATTGATGCAGATGGAAACTTAGGAGGTGAAGTCGCCCTTAGTGCAGCTTTAAATGAAGATCAGGTTATTCAGGATTATATCCGCATTAACCAGGGAGTAACAGGAAGTTTTGCTTTTGCATTTAGTAATTCAACTGATTTTTCTGGAAGTTTTGATTTTCAAGGGGTTCAGGATATTAACATCGATTTATTAAAAGGAGATCAGGAGCTAGCTTCCCTTAGTAACGGACAACTGGCAGCAGATGGTTCTTTTTCTGGCCAAATAGCCGCTGCAGAAAATCAAATTAGTTATCCGATACAAGGTGCCTCAGTTTTAGTCAATTCACTTACAGCAGATGTAACCTACTCAGTAACAGGAGAGCTTGAAATGACATCTGGTTCAGGTTTATTTACCTTGAGTAATGTAGCAGGTCTGCAAGGAGATATTCAGTTAGGGCTAGAAATGAATGGAGGGCAATATACCTCTTCAGTCAATTCTTCATCACTAACCGGATATGGTATGACCTTCTCGGACCTCGATTTTAGTGTTGAAATTGATGAAGCATTTAATATCAATAGCATTTCAGGGGCGTTTAAGGCTAAGCATAATCAATTTAGCGCAGCATTAGATATTCAGGAGTTTGAAATAAAAGATGGTGTTCTAGCCAAATTTAAAGGATTGGGGCAAGTAAATTATGACGGAATTACTGTAAACGTACTAAGCACAGAGTATAATGCAGAGGCCAGGAGCTTATCCTTATCTGCCGCAGCCTTAGTAGAAAGTAACGGTCTTAAAATAGCTGCTGAGATTAGTGATTTTACCATAGATTATGAGGGAAATATAACTATGGGCAGTTATGAGGTTCAAGGTGCAGGAGACCTTATTTTCGGACCAGTAAGAGTAGCTTTAGAAGCTAATGCTAATAATGTGGGCTCAGCAGATGAGGGCTGGAATAGCTATGAGGCTTCAGCTACAGTTTTCCTTAAAATGGAAGGTGAAAAGGATCAAAAGGAAGCTGAATTAGGGGCTGCTTCGTTGAAATTTCAACAAAACAGCGCAACTGGTGAGTTTAAAAATGTTGATATAACCTGGACCAGTGAGCAAGGTATTGACTTGGGTAATGTCGGTAAGATAGGAGGAATATTAAAAAATGCCCATTTAACTATTGATGAAGAAAATAAACTTGCTGGTGAATTAGGGATCAAAGCATACCTGAATGAAGACATAGTTATACAAGAGACTTTTATAATACACAGTGGATTAAGTGGTGATTTCAAATTCACATACGCCGGTGATAATAGCTTTGATGGTCTTTTTGATATGGAAGGTGTAACAGGAATAAACCTGGATTTCAAAAAATCTGATAAGGTATTGGCTTCACTTGAAAATGGAGTACTTGATAAAGATGGGAAATTATCAGGCACCTTAAGCGCACTTCAAAATGAAGAAGTGAATATCAGTGGCTTTAGCATGAAAGTAGATGAGCTTGAGATGGATATTGAGTATTCTTCTTTTGAGGCACTAAACGTTAAAACAGGACATGGCTTATTTACTGTAAGTGATATAAAAGGACTGGACGGAACAGTTCAGCTTGGTTTAGCAATTCAAAATGACAGCTACGTAACTACCATCGCAGCTAGTAATTTGGGAGGTTATGGTTTTACTTTTTCAGAATTAAACCTTACAGCAGATTTCTCTGAGAGCTTTGAACTTAATAAGGTTTCTGGTTCGGTTAAAGTAAAGCATAGTGAATTTGATACAGAAATAGCTATTAATGATTTTCTTATTGAAGAAGGCGAGTTGAAGAGCTTTATAGGAAGTGGAAATATTATTTATAATAATTTGAGCATTTCCATTAGCAAAACAACTTATTCTTCTGAGACGGGACTAATAGAGATCGATGGTAGTGTAGAGTTAGAGCAGCAAGGCCTTAATATAGCAGCAACTATCAGTGGCTTCACTGTGAATAGAGAAGGTGTAATAACACCTGGAGATTATAATGTAAATGTTTCCGGTACGCTCACTTTTGGTGATGTTACAGTAGCCCTGACTTCAGAGGTAGAAGAATTAGAAAATAGTGGTAACTATAGGCCTTACAGCGCGGAGGCTTCAGTTTCATTAAAAATGAAACAAGGAAATAAAATCAAGGAGAAAGCCTTGGCCAATGTAAAGGTCGCTTTCGAAAAGCATAAGACTAAGGATAGATATAGAAATGTTAGTGTCTCTGTTAGTGATAAAAATGTACCATTGGGTGAATTATATGGGATTAATGTAGCAATTAAGAGTGCGCAGATCAATATATCTACTGAAGAAAGCTATTTATCTGGTACAGCTGAAGATGCAGATAACGCTAGTATTTCAGGTAATAGCTTTGTGAAATTGGGTGTTTCGCTTACGGAAGACAAAACACTTACTCCTCTGATAAAAGTTAAGAAAGGTGTATCTGGAGAAATTACCTTTAAATATGATGGAGGAGATGATTTTGAGGGAGTTTTTGATGTTAGTCAGGTGAAAAATCTTAACATAATTGCTCAGAAAGGTGATACAGAATTAGCGGCATTAAATGATGCCCAAATAGATGCTCAAGGAAAACTAACAGGAACCTTAACTGCGTTAGAAGGTGCCAATTTCAGTACTGGAAATTTTGATATGCAAGTAGAAAAACTAGAGTTTGGTATTTCTGCAGATCTGAATGAAAGCTGGGATACTTTTGAGCTTTTATCAGGAGAAGGTAAGTTTAAAGTGAATGAAATAAGTGGCATTGATGGCCATTTTTACGTCAACTTTAATTACGGTGTAGATGGAAACTTTAATACAAGTGTTACCAGTGATTCTGAAATTAAGGCTTTTGGAATGCTGCTCAATGACCTTGCTTTAGAAGCTGATTTTGATCAATCATTAACATTAGAAACTATCAGTGGTACAATGAAGGCAAAACATGAAAGTTTTGATGCTTCATTGTCAGTAGAAAGGTTCAAAATAGATAACGGAAGAATTACCGAGTGGAATGCTACAGGTGATGTAAGATATAAGAAGTTCGGTTTTGAGTTGTTAAGCTCTACTTATAATGGCAGTGTAATGTCTGTATCTGCTAAAGTAGAATTAAATGATGTAGGAAAAGTTCAGGTAGATAACTTCTCAATTGATAGTGAAGGAAATATCTCTGTTGGAAGTATTGAAGGAGAAATTAAAAAGCCAATGGTTGATGTAGACTTCAGTGCTCAATTTAGAGAGGAAGGCTTCAAAGGTGATTTTAATGCAGACATAAGAATGATACAGCTGAGTGGGGCTGTGGATTTTGGGGTAACACCTTCATTCAACTATGCTTATTTAAGTATGGCAGTAGGAGCAAGAACAGGAGTGCCATTAGGGCCTACAGGTCTTCAACTAACCAAAGTGGGAGGTCAGGTAGGGTATAACTATTATCTTAACTATGTATCAGGGAGCTTCAGGGGAGAACCAAGGCCAAATAACTACCTTTTAGGTCTAACTCTGGGTATTTCTGATGTATCAAACATGTTTGCCGCAGAAGGTACTACCGTGGTTCAGTTTGGAGGAGATAATTTACAACTAAGCCTTAGCGGAGATATACAAGCTCCAAGAAATAATCCTGTTATCAGGTCAGGTTTTGATGTCAACTACTATTTACCAGATAATACCTTAGATGGAGATTTATCTATAGATGTAAACGTGCCTCCATCCACAGGGTATGTTTTCTCTACTGTCACTCCTGCCAATTTAGGGTTTAACTATTCTAGTAACGGCTGGCATGTAGAAGGAAATGTTAATGCGCAGTTCTTTAGAGAAGTTAATTTTATAGGTAACACTTCCTTCACCAGAGAGAGCAGTAATATCTCAGGTTCATTGCAAGGAACGGCTAGTTATTCTTACATGAAAACCTTTAATTATGAGGTGGTTGGAGTCACGATTAACGGAGGAATGGAGTTGGGCTTTAGCTCTAATGTTAATGCGAGTCTGGATGCTAACGGGCTACAAGGTGAAGTAGCTGTCACATTATATGGAAATGCGAATTTGATAATAGATGCTCCTATCATCCCTGAAGTAACGGGAAGAGTGTCAGTAGTTTGTCAGGGAAGAATGAGCTACACTAACGGGGTAGGTAAAATAAGAGGAGATGCTCATGTCGTTATCGAGGCAGTTGGGCTATCTGAGGAAGGTACAATTTCAATAGAAAAAAGCTTTTAG
- a CDS encoding outer membrane beta-barrel family protein, with protein sequence MNKAVFFKLFFTASLFFSGGLYAQNLESVGKENPLTITGGVSVNQIGYSVNGIESRRDPYSLYASGNVNFNLYGWSVPFTFTYSNQQTSFQQPFNQYGLHPTYKWITGHFGYASMNFSSYTLAGHLFLGAGIEANPGKFQVSAMYGRLLDAVEPDSLNSSTPPPSFKRMGYGLKAGYADGNDQLHVILFGAKDDVNSISYVPENEGILPEENLVMSLIGSKQLFEKLILKAEYAVSGLTRDSRADEVSLERNRLFGFTGGLFTPRQSSTYYTAFNTNITYQGNGYAFGVGYEKIDPGYKTLGAYYFNNDLENITVNGNTSIFKGKVNIGANVGIQHDNLDDSKVSTMRRVVGALNVGYAASEKLNLAVSYSNFQTYTNIRSPFVDINELTPYDNLDTLDYTQISQNASLNANYILQNERTKRQNLNLNLTFQDASDQQGGVDQNSGNQFYMANAAYSLSLVPQNLTVSASFNYNQNESMSISTTTMGPTLGVRKSLLDKQLRLGLSSSLNQSYTNGSIVNRVTNVRGSGSYSIKKKHSLNLSVVMVNRKSHTEGNASDFTEFTATLGYSYNFSTSKSGN encoded by the coding sequence TTGAACAAGGCAGTATTTTTTAAACTATTTTTTACGGCCTCATTATTTTTTAGCGGAGGTCTGTATGCTCAAAATTTGGAATCAGTAGGAAAGGAGAATCCTCTTACTATAACCGGGGGAGTTTCTGTAAACCAAATTGGGTATTCTGTTAATGGCATTGAGTCTCGGAGAGATCCTTATTCTTTATATGCCTCGGGTAATGTTAATTTTAACCTTTATGGTTGGAGTGTACCTTTTACTTTTACCTATTCAAATCAGCAAACTTCTTTTCAGCAGCCTTTTAATCAATATGGTTTGCATCCTACCTATAAATGGATAACAGGTCATTTTGGTTATGCAAGCATGAATTTTTCTTCATATACCTTAGCCGGTCATCTATTTCTTGGTGCAGGTATAGAAGCTAATCCAGGAAAATTTCAAGTAAGTGCTATGTACGGTAGACTGCTGGATGCCGTGGAACCTGATTCGTTAAACTCTTCTACACCACCACCTTCTTTCAAAAGAATGGGCTATGGCCTCAAAGCGGGCTATGCAGATGGCAATGATCAATTACATGTCATTTTATTCGGGGCTAAAGATGATGTTAACTCTATCAGCTACGTGCCTGAAAATGAAGGCATATTACCAGAAGAAAACCTGGTGATGAGTCTTATAGGTAGTAAACAGCTTTTTGAAAAGTTGATTTTGAAAGCGGAATATGCTGTAAGCGGTTTAACCCGTGATAGTAGGGCAGATGAGGTGTCATTAGAAAGAAACAGGTTGTTTGGCTTTACAGGCGGATTATTCACACCGCGTCAATCATCTACTTATTATACGGCTTTTAATACCAATATTACCTATCAGGGTAATGGCTATGCCTTTGGCGTGGGGTATGAAAAAATTGATCCGGGATATAAGACATTGGGGGCTTACTATTTCAATAATGACCTCGAAAATATTACTGTAAATGGAAACACTTCCATTTTTAAAGGCAAGGTAAATATTGGTGCTAATGTAGGTATACAACATGATAACCTGGATGACTCTAAGGTGAGTACCATGCGCAGGGTGGTAGGAGCTTTAAATGTAGGCTATGCAGCAAGTGAAAAGCTCAATTTAGCGGTGAGCTACTCTAATTTTCAAACCTATACTAATATCAGGTCTCCATTTGTAGATATCAATGAGCTTACTCCTTATGACAACCTGGATACCTTAGACTATACTCAGATTTCGCAAAATGCTAGCCTAAATGCTAACTACATCTTACAAAACGAAAGAACCAAGCGGCAGAATTTGAACCTTAACCTCACTTTTCAGGATGCCTCTGATCAGCAGGGAGGAGTGGATCAAAACAGTGGCAATCAGTTTTATATGGCCAATGCTGCTTATAGTTTAAGCCTAGTGCCGCAAAACCTGACAGTTAGTGCTTCATTTAACTACAATCAGAATGAATCTATGAGCATTAGTACCACTACTATGGGACCTACCCTGGGGGTGAGAAAGTCATTGTTAGATAAGCAATTGAGGTTGGGGCTTTCAAGTTCACTCAATCAATCATACACTAACGGAAGCATTGTAAACAGGGTGACGAATGTGAGAGGATCAGGTAGCTATTCTATAAAAAAGAAGCATAGTCTAAACTTGAGCGTGGTCATGGTAAATAGAAAATCTCATACCGAGGGGAATGCTTCTGATTTCACGGAGTTTACCGCCACATTAGGTTATAGCTATAATTTTAGTACATCAAAATCGGGTAACTAG
- a CDS encoding IS1380 family transposase, translating into MVTQNIGSLPIEYSSKPVTPFGGMSLMKRFIDQVGIREKLAELALPSPGSNRGYDPKQIVESFWLSIWTGASRYIHCDWLRYDTVLQSIFGWDGMPSQSTYSRFFGKFSQSLNNEVFPELQQWFFDQLRLGALTIDFDSTVITRYGDQQGSSKGYNPNKRGRNSHHPLMAFVSQTRMVANAWLRPGNTAASSSCREFMEETFKHALAGQKVGLVRADSGFYNEEIMSYLDEELLNYIMAVRMYPNVKSEVWGLKDWVKLAKGIELNEMVFSHENGKPRRYIIVKKQVDIRPHAGGKELFEDQPGYRYSCYVTNMDLPLDQIWNMYNTRADCENRIKELKQDFGLENFCLQDFWATEASFRFIMVAYNLMSLFRHFALNHHRKATLSTLRSYCFALGAWTANHANKKVLKISLPSKRRPWMEGIFLNISSTSPPFDYSNE; encoded by the coding sequence ATGGTTACTCAAAATATAGGGTCTTTACCCATTGAATATTCCTCCAAGCCAGTGACACCCTTTGGAGGGATGAGTTTAATGAAACGATTTATCGATCAGGTAGGGATACGAGAAAAATTAGCCGAACTGGCACTTCCATCTCCTGGTTCTAACCGAGGGTATGACCCCAAGCAAATCGTAGAGAGTTTTTGGCTGAGTATCTGGACAGGGGCTAGTAGATACATCCATTGTGACTGGTTGAGATATGATACTGTTTTACAGTCAATTTTTGGATGGGATGGTATGCCTAGCCAAAGTACCTACAGTCGTTTTTTTGGAAAATTCTCTCAATCCCTAAACAACGAAGTATTTCCAGAGCTTCAACAATGGTTCTTTGACCAGCTCCGTTTAGGAGCACTCACCATTGATTTTGATAGTACTGTGATCACTCGATATGGAGATCAACAAGGGAGTAGTAAAGGTTATAACCCCAACAAAAGAGGGAGAAATTCACATCACCCCTTGATGGCCTTTGTGAGTCAAACCAGAATGGTGGCCAATGCATGGCTCAGGCCAGGCAACACAGCGGCCAGTAGTAGTTGCAGGGAGTTCATGGAAGAAACCTTTAAGCACGCCTTGGCAGGACAAAAAGTAGGTCTGGTAAGGGCCGATAGTGGTTTTTACAACGAAGAAATCATGTCATATCTAGATGAAGAACTCCTCAATTACATTATGGCTGTACGCATGTACCCCAATGTAAAAAGCGAAGTTTGGGGGCTTAAAGATTGGGTCAAACTGGCAAAGGGAATAGAGCTGAACGAGATGGTTTTCAGTCATGAAAACGGTAAGCCAAGACGATACATTATTGTAAAAAAGCAAGTTGACATCAGGCCACATGCAGGAGGCAAGGAACTTTTTGAAGATCAGCCTGGCTATCGATATAGTTGCTATGTGACCAATATGGATTTACCTCTGGATCAGATTTGGAACATGTACAACACCCGCGCCGATTGTGAGAACAGAATTAAGGAATTGAAACAAGATTTTGGGCTTGAAAATTTTTGTTTACAAGATTTTTGGGCAACAGAAGCCTCCTTTCGCTTTATCATGGTGGCTTACAATTTGATGAGTTTATTCAGGCATTTTGCGTTGAACCATCATCGAAAAGCAACCCTATCAACCCTCAGATCCTATTGCTTTGCATTAGGAGCCTGGACAGCAAACCATGCTAATAAAAAGGTTTTAAAAATCTCATTACCCTCCAAAAGAAGACCCTGGATGGAGGGAATATTCTTGAACATATCGTCTACTAGTCCTCCTTTTGATTATTCTAATGAATAA